A single window of Cataglyphis hispanica isolate Lineage 1 chromosome 2, ULB_Chis1_1.0, whole genome shotgun sequence DNA harbors:
- the LOC126859087 gene encoding glutamate receptor ionotropic, delta-1-like isoform X1: MHSIRNSYEEFDSRIYNNLEHRNLYVLNLDCSYALDVLRQANSTNMFVAPTKWLLFQDRNISIDNDNTKDFIHNDSILEIFETLAVYPDSDVVLAQRFDGDFLQIMSVYRPSPQRGVIWENRGNWTIENGVRMKTFDVASARRRNLQQTALKSALVMTDPNTINHLTDFEDKLIDPVTKAGYPWILHLINRMNATVSFEITDSWGYRTENGSWNGMIGMLERREIDIGGTATFLVSERLGVVQYIQLYTHTGSRFIFRRPLLSTVSNIFALPFQRNVWIAIAVFLFLVFCLLSLSIKWEYHQDKVMTRSAIYWKQSNPNKPTASDNVLILLSAFVQQGSAYEPFRVSSRIIILMLLLASLSLYAAYTANIVGLLQSTTDSIKTLSNLLSSPLKLGAQDVVYNHHYFKSFQDPVRKAIVEQRIEPKGRKSNWMSIEEGVRRIKDELFAFHGEVGSIYQLMEDTYQEEEKCGLTEIDFLKVLYPLLVIQMQSPYLEIIKNGALKLEEYGLKYREEYRLYTRKPVCSSQSNSFITIGITECYFALVIMGYGILLTTKRTCQRRNVRWINHILL; encoded by the exons ATGCATAGCATTCGTAACTCTTATGAAGAATTCGACTCGAggatttataacaatttagaaCACCGAAACTTATACGTGTTGAACTTAGATTGCTCTTATGCTCTTGATGTTTTACGACAG GCAAATTCGACAAATATGTTTGTGGCCCCCACAAAATGGCTGCTTTTCCAAGatcgaaatatatcaattgataATGATAACACCAAAGATTTCATACATAATGATTCAATATTGGAAATCTTCGAAACGTTAGCCGTCTATCCTGACAGCGATGTGGTCCTCGCTCAAAGGTTCGACGgtgattttcttcaaataatgTCCGTATATCGACCGAGCCCACAACGAGGTGTGATATGGGAAAATCGCGGGAATTGGACGATCGAAAATGGTGTACGAATGAAAACCTTTGACGTGGCTTCGGCACGTAGAAGAAATCTTCAACAGACGGCTCTTAAATCTGCTCTCGTG ATGACGGATCCCAATACGATCAATCATCTAACTGATTTCGAAGATAAACTAATAGATCCTGTCACGAAAGCTGGATATCCATGGATActtcatttaataaatcggATGAATGCAAC GGTAAGTTTCGAAATCACCGATAGTTGGGGATATCGCACAGAGAATGGCTCTTGGAACGGAATGATCGGGATGCTGGAACGACGCGAGATCGATATCGGTGGCACCGCTACGTTTCTTGTGTCAGAACGTCTCGGTGTTGTGCAATATATCCAATTGTACACACACACCGG ttcaCGTTTTATATTTCGACGACCATTATTATCGACCGTGAGCAATATATTCGCCTTACCCTTTCAACGTAACGTTTGGATAGCCATTGCCGTATTCTTATTTCTCGTCTTCTGTTTGCTTTCTTTATCCATCAAATGGGAGTATCATCAGGATAAAGTAATGACAAGATCAGCAATTTATTGGAAACAATCAAATCCAAATAAACCAACAGCCAGCGATAATGTACTTATTCTTTTAAGCGCATTTGTCCAACaag gaTCTGCGTATGAACCATTTCGAGTCTCGTCTCGAATCatcattttaatgttattgttaGCCTCGCTGAGTCTCTACGCAGCTTACACAGCGAATATCGTGGGCCTGCTGCAATCTACCACGGATTCTATCAAAACTCTTTCGAATCTTCTCAGCAGCCCACTAAAGCTAGGTGCGCAGGATGTCGTGTACAACCATCATTATTTCAAG TCATTTCAAGATCCTGTTAGAAAAGCAATTGTGGAACAGCGAATCGAACCAAAGGGACGCAAATCAAACTGGATGTCCATTGAAGAAGGTGTACGTCGAATAAAGGACGAACTCTTCGCATTTCATGGCGAGGTCGGTTCGATCTATCAATTAATGGAAGATACATATCAGGAGGAGGAGAAGTGCGGCCTGActgaaatcgattttttaaaagtccTATATCCGCTTCTCGTTATACAAATGCAATCGCCATatttagagataataaaaaatgg aGCTCTAAAATTAGAGGAGTACGGACTCAAATACCGCGAGGAATATCGTTTATATACGAGAAAACCGGTGTGCTCGAGTCAGAGTAATAGCTTCATCACTATCGGTATCACGGAATGTTACTTTGCTTTGGTCATAATGGGCTACGGAATTCTTCTCACC ACAAAACGCACGTGCCAGAGAAGAAATGTCAGATGGATAAATCATATACTGCTCTGA
- the LOC126859087 gene encoding glutamate receptor ionotropic, kainate 5-like isoform X2 yields the protein MHSIRNSYEEFDSRIYNNLEHRNLYVLNLDCSYALDVLRQANSTNMFVAPTKWLLFQDRNISIDNDNTKDFIHNDSILEIFETLAVYPDSDVVLAQRFDGDFLQIMSVYRPSPQRGVIWENRGNWTIENGVRMKTFDVASARRRNLQQTALKSALVMTDPNTINHLTDFEDKLIDPVTKAGYPWILHLINRMNATVSFEITDSWGYRTENGSWNGMIGMLERREIDIGGTATFLVSERLGVVQYIQLYTHTGSRFIFRRPLLSTVSNIFALPFQRNVWIAIAVFLFLVFCLLSLSIKWEYHQDKVMTRSAIYWKQSNPNKPTASDNVLILLSAFVQQGSAYEPFRVSSRIIILMLLLASLSLYAAYTANIVGLLQSTTDSIKTLSNLLSSPLKLGAQDVVYNHHYFKSFQDPVRKAIVEQRIEPKGRKSNWMSIEEGVRRIKDELFAFHGEVGSIYQLMEDTYQEEEKCGLTEIDFLKVLYPLLVIQMQSPYLEIIKNGALKLEEYGLKYREEYRLYTRKPVCSSQSNSFITIGITECYFALVIMGYGILLTVIIFAFEFLWHKKQNARAREEMSDG from the exons ATGCATAGCATTCGTAACTCTTATGAAGAATTCGACTCGAggatttataacaatttagaaCACCGAAACTTATACGTGTTGAACTTAGATTGCTCTTATGCTCTTGATGTTTTACGACAG GCAAATTCGACAAATATGTTTGTGGCCCCCACAAAATGGCTGCTTTTCCAAGatcgaaatatatcaattgataATGATAACACCAAAGATTTCATACATAATGATTCAATATTGGAAATCTTCGAAACGTTAGCCGTCTATCCTGACAGCGATGTGGTCCTCGCTCAAAGGTTCGACGgtgattttcttcaaataatgTCCGTATATCGACCGAGCCCACAACGAGGTGTGATATGGGAAAATCGCGGGAATTGGACGATCGAAAATGGTGTACGAATGAAAACCTTTGACGTGGCTTCGGCACGTAGAAGAAATCTTCAACAGACGGCTCTTAAATCTGCTCTCGTG ATGACGGATCCCAATACGATCAATCATCTAACTGATTTCGAAGATAAACTAATAGATCCTGTCACGAAAGCTGGATATCCATGGATActtcatttaataaatcggATGAATGCAAC GGTAAGTTTCGAAATCACCGATAGTTGGGGATATCGCACAGAGAATGGCTCTTGGAACGGAATGATCGGGATGCTGGAACGACGCGAGATCGATATCGGTGGCACCGCTACGTTTCTTGTGTCAGAACGTCTCGGTGTTGTGCAATATATCCAATTGTACACACACACCGG ttcaCGTTTTATATTTCGACGACCATTATTATCGACCGTGAGCAATATATTCGCCTTACCCTTTCAACGTAACGTTTGGATAGCCATTGCCGTATTCTTATTTCTCGTCTTCTGTTTGCTTTCTTTATCCATCAAATGGGAGTATCATCAGGATAAAGTAATGACAAGATCAGCAATTTATTGGAAACAATCAAATCCAAATAAACCAACAGCCAGCGATAATGTACTTATTCTTTTAAGCGCATTTGTCCAACaag gaTCTGCGTATGAACCATTTCGAGTCTCGTCTCGAATCatcattttaatgttattgttaGCCTCGCTGAGTCTCTACGCAGCTTACACAGCGAATATCGTGGGCCTGCTGCAATCTACCACGGATTCTATCAAAACTCTTTCGAATCTTCTCAGCAGCCCACTAAAGCTAGGTGCGCAGGATGTCGTGTACAACCATCATTATTTCAAG TCATTTCAAGATCCTGTTAGAAAAGCAATTGTGGAACAGCGAATCGAACCAAAGGGACGCAAATCAAACTGGATGTCCATTGAAGAAGGTGTACGTCGAATAAAGGACGAACTCTTCGCATTTCATGGCGAGGTCGGTTCGATCTATCAATTAATGGAAGATACATATCAGGAGGAGGAGAAGTGCGGCCTGActgaaatcgattttttaaaagtccTATATCCGCTTCTCGTTATACAAATGCAATCGCCATatttagagataataaaaaatgg aGCTCTAAAATTAGAGGAGTACGGACTCAAATACCGCGAGGAATATCGTTTATATACGAGAAAACCGGTGTGCTCGAGTCAGAGTAATAGCTTCATCACTATCGGTATCACGGAATGTTACTTTGCTTTGGTCATAATGGGCTACGGAATTCTTCTCACCGTAATCATATTTGCATTTGAGTTTTTATGGCATAAAAA ACAAAACGCACGTGCCAGAGAAGAAATGTCAGATGGATAA
- the LOC126859108 gene encoding dynactin subunit 5-like → MEPQDIYYNKAEYVETASGNKVSRLTVLCGSQNIVLHGKVIVQSDAIIRGDLANVRTGRYCIISKNAVIRPPFKKFSRGVAFFPLTMGNHVFVGERAVVNAALVGSYVYIGKNAIIGRRSVLKDCCYIEDGAVVPPETIVPSFTRYAGSPATCVEELPECTLDLMIDFTKNYYEHFLPARV, encoded by the exons ATGGAGCCAcaggatatttattataacaaagcCGAATACGTTGAAACG GCGTCAGGAAATAAGGTGAGCAGATTGACTGTACTGTGTGGCTCGCAGAACATTGTATTGCACGGAAAAGTGATAGTACAATCCGACGCTATCATCAGGGGTGATCTGGCCAATGTCAGGACTGGTCGCTATTGCATAATTAGCAAGAATGCAGTCATCCGGCCGCCTTTCAAGAAATTCAGCAGAGG GGTTGCCTTTTTTCCTCTAACAATGGGAAATCACGTATTTGTGGGAGAGCGGGCCGTCGTAAATGCAGCACTAGTCGGTTCTTATGTTTACATAGGAAAGAACGCCATAATC GGCAGACGATCGGTCCTAAAGGACTGTTGTTACATCGAGGACGGTGCGGTCGTTCCACCTGAGACTATCGTGCCGTCCTTCACTCGTTACGCTGGCAGTCCGGCGACTTGTGTCGAAGAACTGCCCGAATGCACGCTGGATCTTATGATAGACTTCACGAAGAACTATTACGAGCACTTCTTACCAGCGCGGGTTTAA
- the LOC126856989 gene encoding uncharacterized protein LOC126856989 — translation MFIAPTKWLLLQNRKTLIDNDDNANLTSTYDDSILEIFENLAVYPDSDVVLARRFDGDFLQLRSVYRPSPQRGVIWEDRGNWTIENGLQMKTFDVASARRRNLQQTALKSAIVITNPNTINHLTDFKDKSIDAVAKAGYPSVVQLAERMNATISFETTNSWGYRTENGSWSGMIGMLERHEIDIGGTASFLVRERIGVVQYIQLYTHTQARFVFRRPLLSSVSNIFILPFQQNVWIAIAVFLILVLCLLYSSIKLEYHRNKNARSADYWKQLNPSKQTFSDNLLIILGAFAQQGYAYEPYRVSPRIVTLMLLFASLSLYAAYTANIVGLLQSTTDSIKTLSDLLNSPLKLGAQDIVYNRYYFKSFQDPVRKAIVEQRIEPKGRKSNWMSMEEGASRIKNELFAFHSEIGSLYQLIEATYLEEEKCGLTEINFLKVPDPLLVIQIQSPYSEIIKNGALKLQEYGLKYRAEYRLYTRKPICSSKTSFITIGFMECYFALVIMGYGILLTTIVFALELLWHKKKLSSLHLTHSICNNVIPSFDRRIYNDLEHQNLYVLDMDCDYAIEILRQVNLNRMFVAPMRWLLLQDRRTLNDNNNNANKTFTYDDSILEIFENLAVYPDSDVVLAKRFDGDLFQLTSVYRPSPQRGVIWENRGNWTVENGLRMKTFDVASARRRNLQQTALKSALVMTDPNTINHLTDFEDKLIDPVTKAGYPWMLHLANQMNATISFEISNSWGYRTENGSWSGMIGMLERREIDIGGTATFLVAERLGVVQYIQLYTQTGSRFIFRRPLLSSVSNIFILPFQRNVWTAIAVFLILVLCLLYLSIKLEYHRNKNAKSADYWKQLNPSKQTFSDNLLIILGAFAQQGYAYEPYRVSPRIVTLMLLFSSLSLYAAYTANIVGLLQSTTDSIKTLSDLLNSPLKLGAMDVVYNRYYFKSFQDPVRKAIVEQRIEPKGRKSNWMSIEEGVSRIKNELFAFHGEFGSVYQLMEDTYQEEEKCGLTEIDFLKVVYPLLVIQMQSPYLEIIKNGALKLEENGLKYREEHRLYMRKPVCSSQTSFITIGITECYFALVIMGYGILLTVIIFALEFLWHKKQNARAREEMSDATIIDFSV, via the exons atgttcattgCCCCGACAAAATGGCTGCTCCTTCAAAATAGGAAAACGCTAATCGATAACGATGATAATGCCAATTTAACTTCCACATATGATGATTCAATTTTGGAGATTTTCGAGAACTTAGCCGTCTATCCCGATAGCGATGTAGTTCTCGCAAGAAGATTCGACGGTGATTTTCTCCAACTAAGATCCGTATATCGGCCGAGTCCACAGCGAGGAGTGATATGGGAAGATCGTGGAAATTGGACGATCGAGAATGGTCTACAAATGAAAACTTTCGACGTGGCTTCGGCACGAAGAAGAAATCTTCAACAGACGGCTCTTAAATCTGCTATCGTG ATAACGAATCCCAATACGATCAATCATCTAACTGATTTCAAGGATAAATCTATCGATGCAGTTGCAAAAGCTGGATATCCATCTGTAGTTCAATTAGCAGAACGAATGAATGCAAC AATAAGTTTCGAAACAACAAATAGCTGGGGATATCGTACAGAAAATGGTTCTTGGAGCGGAATGATCGGGATGCTGGAACGACACGAGATTGATATCGGCGGCACCGCTTCATTTCTTGTACGAGAACGTATCGGTGTCGTACAATATATccaattatacacacacactca AGCAAGATTTGTATTTCGCCGACCATTATTGTCAAGCGTgagcaatatatttatcttgccCTTTCAACAAAATGTCTGGATAGCCATCGCCGTATTTCTTATTTTGGTTCTCTGCTTACTCTATTCGTCTATCAAATTGGAAtatcatcgaaataaaaatgcaagatCAGCAGATTACTGGAAGCAGCTAAATCCAAGCAAGCAAACATTCAGCgataatttacttattatcTTAGGCGCATTTGCCCAACAAg gaTATGCATACGAACCGTATAGAGTCTCGCCTCGAATCGTtactttaatgttattattcgcTTCGCTCAGTCTCTATGCGGCTTATACAGCAAATATAGTGGGCCTGCTGCAATCTACTACGGATTCAATCAAAACTCTTTCAGATCTTCTCAATAGTCCGTTAAAGCTGGGTGCACAGGACATCGTGTATAATCGATATTACTTCAAG TCATTTCAAGATCCTGTTAGAAAAGCGATTGTGGAACAACGAATCGAACCAAAGGGACGCAAATCCAACTGGATGTCCATGGAAGAAGGTGCAagtcgaataaaaaatgaactctttGCATTTCACAGTGAAATCGGTTCGTTGTATCAGTTAATAGAAGCTACATATCTGGAGGAGGAAAAATGCGGTCTGACTGAGATCAATTTCTTAAAAGTCCCAGATCCGCTTCTCGTAATACAAATACAATCGCCTtattcagaaataataaaaaacgg aGCTCTAAAATTACAAGAATACGGGCTCAAATATCGCGCAGAATATCGCTTATATACGAGAAAACCGATATGTTCGAGTAAGACTAGTTTCATCACTATCGGTTTCATGGAATGCTACTTTGCTTTGGTCATAATGGGCTACGGAATACTTCTCACCACAATCGTATTCGCGCTCGAGTTGTTGTGGCACAAGaa GAAATTGTCGAGTCTTCACTTGACACACAGCATCTGTAATAATGTCATCCCAAGTTTCGACCGGAGAATTTACAATGATTTGGAACATCAAAATCTATACGTATTGGATATGGATTGCGATTACGCTATTGAAATTTTACGACAG GTGAATTTGAATAGAATGTTCGTCGCCCCAATGAGATGGCTGCTCCTTCAAGATCGAAGGACGCTAaacgataacaataataatgccaataaaacttttacataTGATGATTCAATATTAGAGATTTTCGAGAACTTAGCCGTCTATCCTGATAGCGATGTGGTTCTAGCAAAAAGATTCGATGGTGATTTATTCCAACTAACATCCGTATATCGACCGAGTCCACAGCGAGGAGTGATATGGGAAAATCGCGGAAATTGGACGGTCGAAAATGGTTTACGAATGAAAACTTTCGACGTGGCTTCGGCACGAAGAAGAAATCTTCAACAGACGGCTCTTAAATCTGCTCTCGTG ATGACTGATCCCAATACGATCAATCATCTAACTGATTTCGAAGATAAACTAATAGATCCTGTAACGAAAGCTGGATATCCATGGATGCTTCATTTAGCGAATCAAATGAATGCAAC TATAAGTTTCGAAATTAGCAATAGTTGGGGATATCGCACAGAGAATGGCTCTTGGAGCGGAATGATCGGGATGCTGGAGCGACGCGAGATCGATATCGGTGGCACCGCTACATTTCTTGTGGCAGAGCGTCTCGGTGTTGTACAATATATCCAATTGTACACGCAGACTGG ctcACGTTTCATATTTCGACGACCATTATTATCGAGCGTGAGCAATATATTCATCCTACCTTTTCAACGTAACGTCTGGACAGCTATCGCTGTGTTTCTTATTTTGGTTCTTTGTTTACTCTATTTGTCCATCAAATTGGAAtatcatcgaaataaaaatgcaaaatcagCAGATTACTGGAAGCAACTAAATCCAAGCAAGCAAACATTCAGCgataatttacttattatcTTAGGCGCATTTGCCCAACAAg gaTATGCATACGAACCGTATAGAGTCTCGCCTCGAATCGTtactttaatgttattattctcTTCGCTCAGTCTTTATGCGGCTTACACAGCAAACATCGTAGGCCTGCTGCAATCTACCACGGATTCTATCAAAACTCTTTCGGATCTTCTCAACAGCCCGTTAAAGCTGGGTGCGATGGATGTCGTGTATAACCGATATTATTTCAAg TCATTTCAAGATCCTGTTAGAAAAGCGATTGTGGAACAGCGAATCGAACCAAAGGGACGCAAATCCAACTGGATGTCCATTGAAGAAGGTGTAAGTCGAATAAAAAACGAACTCTTCGCATTCCACGGCGAGTTCGGTTCGGTCTACCAATTAATGGAAGATACATATCAGGAAGAGGAGAAGTGCGGCCTGACTGAAATCGATTTCTTAAAAGTCGTATATCCGCTTCTCGTCATACAAATGCAGTCGCCATatttagagataataaaaaatgg agCTCTAAAATTAGAGGAAAACGGACTCAAATATCGCGAGGAGCATCgtttatatatgagaaaacCGGTATGCTCGAGTCAGACTAGCTTCATCACTATCGGTATCACGGAATGTTACTTCGCTTTGGTCATAATGGGCTACGGAATACTTCTCACCGTAATCATATTTGCACTTGAGTTTTTATGGCATAAAAA GCAAAACGCACGTGCGAGAGAAGAAATGTCCGATGCAACAATCATAGATTTCTCTGTTTAA